One window of the Rhinoraja longicauda isolate Sanriku21f chromosome 2, sRhiLon1.1, whole genome shotgun sequence genome contains the following:
- the LOC144607494 gene encoding uncharacterized protein LOC144607494, with protein sequence MCSLCTEDHQTWKSMSTRSIEGKRAQRLQKLIPEPAVPRVLDTWYRRGPQGEGASWLSSFRVPKAARPIVNLISLLDLSNYKAPGQWESDLRPEPASSVPGVSVNLDLFELFLSSSGAESQGPSPVMATSEELDRAAAELNANMKDARAAMRLFQDRAVFATTAGVLKGIFQVGGAILKLVLGKRESEELKYMKEQFQTVRNQLDVISEQIRQVLWEIERSTINNQYFPIEENLKNQFRKYMDILNSAPEFRDKERVEFLTHFDVTKGDQNLHTLFDAVMGFSAIFGKPILETAMSYDQRNRRLMEGMCCRLNELFCIGLVALLGHAAVTGNDVEALKREWDQKLIQVEAKMKSMVDRCVSEFAQQAQVDVERMVNEKGERDNKGCATFIMEGLVKKYDWVRWSVRVYDPISGFDNHCVTGPNRFEFFRLNNVNVVVSYSADPRPIDEAQIEQLMQGKDGWRDAREVVEFISSKVPRNYVVHAVRRYTDLWNHKDFPNACHFWETYSGVTLCVHST encoded by the exons GATTCcagaacctgcagttcctcgtgttttGGACACATGGTACCGGCGCGGACCGCAGGGAGAAGGTGCGAGCTGGCTGTCCTCTTTCCGAGTGCCGAAGGCTGCTCGGCCCATCGTCAATCTGATTTCCCTGTTGGACCTTTCAAACTACAAGGCGCCGGGCCAGTGGGAGAGCGACCTGAGGCCGGAGCCAG CATCCTCGGTTCCTGGTGTCTCCGTTAATCTGGATCTGTTTGAACTGTTTCTTTCCAGCAGCGGCGCGGAGTCCCAGGGTCCAAGCCCAGTCATGGCGACCAGCGAGGAACTGGATCGCGCCGCGGCGGAGCTAAACGCGAACATGAAGGATGCAAGGGCCGCGATGCGGCTGTTCCAGGATAGAGCCGTGTTCGCCACTACGGCCGGCGTGTTGAAGGGGATCTTCCAGGTGGGTGGCGCCATTCTGAAGCTGGTGCTGGGAAAGCGGGAGAGCGAGGAGCTGAAATACATGAAGGAGCAGTTCCAGACCGTCAGGAACCAACTGGATGTGATTTCTGAGCAGATCCGGCAGGTGCTGTGGGAGATCGAGAGGAGCACAATCAACAACCAGTACTTCCCCATCGAGGAGAACCTCAAGAACCAGTTCCGCAAATACATGGACATCCTGAACTCGGCGCCCGAGTTCCGCGACAAGGAGCGGGTCGAGTTCCTCACCCACTTCGACGTGACCAAGGGCGACCAGAACCTGCACACCCTCTTCGACGCGGTCATGGGCTTCTCCGCCATCTTTGGGAAGCCCATTCTGGAGACGGCCATGAGCTACGACCAGAGGAACCGGCGCCTGATGGAAGGCATGTGCTGCCGGCTGAATGAGCTCTTCTGCATCGGTCTAGTCGCTCTCCTGGGTCATGCCGCCGTCACCGGCAACGACGTGGAGGCGCTGAAGAGGGAGTGGGACCAGAAACTGATCCAAGTAGAAGCCAAAATGAAATCCATGGTAGATCGGTGCGTCAGCGAGTTTGCGCAGCAGGCACAGGTAGATGTTGAGAGGATGGTGaatgagaagggggagagagataacAAAGGGTGCGCCACCTTTATCATGGAGGGGCTGGTGAAGAAGTATGACTGGGTCCGCTGGTCAGTGCGCGTCTATGATCCCATCTCGGGCTTTGATAATCACTGCGTTACTGGCCCAAACCGCTTTGAGTTTTTCCGGCTCAATAACGTCAACGTGGTTGTGTCCTACTCCGCCGATCCAAGGCCCATAGACGAGGCGCAGATCGAGCAGTTGATGCAGGGTAAGGACGGCTGGAGGGACGCCAGAGAGGTGGTCGAGTTCATCTCCAGCAAGGTCCCGCGCAACTACGTGGTCCACGCGGTCAGACGCTACACAGACCTGTGGAACCACAAGGACTTCCCTAACGCCTGCCACTTCTGGGAGACCTACAGCGGGGTCACCCTCTGTGTCCACTCCACATGA